One segment of Falco peregrinus isolate bFalPer1 chromosome 4, bFalPer1.pri, whole genome shotgun sequence DNA contains the following:
- the RPL31 gene encoding 60S ribosomal protein L31 gives MAPAKKGGEKKKGRSAINEVVTREYTINIHKRIHGVGFKKRAPRALKEIRKFAMKEMGTPDVRIDTRLNKAVWAKGIRNVPYRIRVRLSRKRNEDEDSPNKLYTLVTYVPVTTFKGLQTVNVDEN, from the exons ATGGCTCCTGCAAAGAAAGGTGGCGAGAAGAAGAAGGGACGCTCTGCCATCAATGAGGTGGTGACTAGGGAATATACCATCAACATCCACAAGCGGATCCATGGCGT GGGCTTCAAGAAACGAGCACCACGTGCTCTCAAAGAGATCCGTAAATTTGCGATGAAGGAAATGGGTACTCCTGATGTTCGTATTGACACCAGATTGAACAAAGCAGTCTGGGCTAAAGGAATAAG GAATGTTCCTTACCGTATCCGTGTGCGTTTGTCCAGAAAGCGCAATGAGGATGAAGATTCACCAAACAAGCTGTACACGCTGGTTACCTATGTACCAGTCACAACATTCAAAG gTCTACAGACAGTCAATGTGGATGAAAATTAA
- the TBC1D8 gene encoding TBC1 domain family member 8 isoform X2, which translates to MWLKPEEVLLKNAFKLWVTQKSSGYFILQRRRGHGDGGGRFTGRLVGALDAVLDSNARVAPFRILLQVPGSQVYSAIACGATAEEINQHWEWLEQNLLHTLSVFDNKEDIVSFVKGKVKALIAEETSSKLAEQEEDPEKFREALVKFESRFNFPEAEKLITYYSCCCWKGKVPRQGWLYLSINHLCFYSFFLGKELKLVIPWVEVQKLERTSNVFMTDTVRVTTPNKERDFSTFLNIAEAFGIMEQLADVTLRRLLDNEIFELDPGLQDPTQITKRDLEARAQNEFFRAFFRLPRKEKLHEVVDCSLWTPFSRCHTAGRMYTSDSYICFASKENGCCNVIIPLREVISIEKMEDTSLLPNPIIVSIRSKTAFQFIELKNRDTLVENLLQRLKEVNSSNPVHCKNLQNKNQNSPAFGSTCMLRDDEPEHLGMEASQGKERSECGKESTYLLNAEALRSDFHQSGMAGLDFGKSREQIKESLWDDHFVEYGRTVCMFRTEKIRKLVAMGIPESLRGKLWLLFSDAVTDLASHPGYYVHLVEASMGKCCMATEEIERDLHRSLPEHPAFQSETGIAALRRVLTAYAHRNPKIGYCQSMNILTSVLLLYAKEEEAFWLLVAVCERMLPDYFNHRVIGAQVDQSVFEELIKEQLPELAEHMKDLTTLASISLSWFLTLFLSIMPLESAVNVVDCFFYDGIKAIFQLGLAILEANAVDLCNSKDDGQALMILSRFLEHVKNEESPLPPIGNHHAFFSDDPEASPVTEIANLIHDSYEKFGDHSVAQIEHMRYKHRIRVLQNHEDTTKQNVLRVVIPDVSILPDDLEELYDLFKREHLIRCYWEMTSPVIERHDPSRPYAEQYRIDAQQFANLYRMVSPWTCGEHTDVLAQRTFRLLDENMDRLIEFKGLASCLDVMYNGEMNEKIKLLYKLHIPPALTENERDSQSPLKNPLLSTSRPLVIGKSNGDAVDYQKQLKQMLKDLAKEKDTKTEKELPKMSQREFIQFCKTLYSMFHEDPEENDLYQAIATVTTLLLQIGEVGQRSISLGSGSDEFTEDLQPEASASDQDAVFTDAVKTPHKDSQPSPVTEGDWTVSFEHILASLLTEQSLVNFFEKPLELKPKLENAKLNQYSLKTNVMSCQTRGEHTKLNTQQ; encoded by the exons CCGTTTCGAATTTTACTCCAAGTTCCAGGCTCACAGGTTTACTCTGCCATTGCATGTG gTGCCACTGCAGAGGAGATAAACCAGCACTGGGAATGGCTGGAGCAAAACTTGCTCCATACTTTGTCTGTGTTTGACAATAAAGAAGATATTGTTAGTTTTGTGAAAGGGAAAGTGAAG GCACTGATTGCGGAGGAAACGAGCAGCAAGCTTGCTGAGCAGGAGGAAGACCCTGAGAAGTTCCGAGAAGCCCTGGTGAAATTTGAATCCAgatttaattttcctgaagCAGAGAAGTTGATCACCTATTATTCCTGTTGCTGTTGGAAAGGAAAAGTTCCTCGGCAAGGCTGGCTTTATTTGAGCATCAATCATCTctgtttttattccttcttcctGGGCAAAGAAT TGAAACTTGTCATTCCTTGGGTTGAGGTCCAGAAGCTGGAGAGAACCTCCAATGTCTTCATGACCGACACAGTCCGCGTCACCACTCCAAATAAAGAGCGTGACTTCTCCACATTCCTCAATATTGCCGAGGCTTTTGGGATCATGGAGCAACTGGCAGATGTGACACTCCGAAGGCTACTGGATAATGAGATCTTTGAACTGGATCCAGGCCTACAGGATCCTACTCAGATTACCAAGAG GGATCTTGAAGCCAGAGCACAGAATGAATTCTTTCGGGCCTTCTTCAGATTGCCCAGGAAGGAGAAGCTGCATGAAGTTGTAGACTGTTCTCTCTGGACGCCATTTAGTCGCTGTCACACAGCGGGAAGGATGTATACTTCAGACAGTTATATCTGTTTTGCCAGCAAAGAAAATGGCTGCTGCAATGTTATCATCCCACTTAGAGAG GTAATCAGTATAGAGAAGATGGAGGACACAAGCCTTCTCCCTAATCCCATCATTGTTAGCATAAGGAGCAAGACGGCCTTTCAGTTCATTGAGCTGAAGAACCGGGATACTTTGGTGGAGAACCTGCTCCAGAGGCTAAAAGAAGTGAACTCCAGCAACCCAGTGCACTGTAAAAACTTGCAAAATAAGAACCAG AACAGTCCTGCCTTTGGATCCACGTGCATGCTCAGGGATGATGAGCCTGAGCATCTGGGAATGGAGGCTTCACAAGGCAAGGAGAGAAGCGAATGTGGGAAGGAGAGCACTTATTTGCTCAATGCAGAAGCACTAAGGTCAGACTTCCATCAGTCCGGAATGGCGGGCCTTGATTTTGGAAAG TCTAGGGAGCAAATCAAAGAGAGCCTGTGGGATGATCATTTTGTGGAATATGGCAGAACCGTGTGCATGTTTCGCACAGAGAAGATCAGAAAACTTGTTGCTATGGGAATCCCTGAATCCTTAAGAGGCAAACTCTGGCTGCTCTTCTCAG ACGCCGTGACGGATCTCGCCTCGCATCCCGGTTACTATGTCCATTTGGTGGAGGCATCCATGGGCAAGTGCTGTATGGCAACGGAGGAGATCGAGCGTGACCTCCACCGCTCGCTGCCTGAGCACCCGGCCTTCCAGAGCGAGACGGGGATAGCCGCCCTGAGAAGGGTGCTTACGGCATACGCGCACAGGAACCCCAAAATAGGATACTGCCAG TCTATGAATATTCTGACCTCCGTGTTGCTGTTGTATGCCAAAGAGGAAGAAGCCTTTTGGCTGCTGGTTGCTGTGTGTGAGCGAATGCTGCCAGATTACTTCAACCACCGAGTGATAG GTGCTCAGGTAGACCAGTCGGTGTTTGAAGAGCTTATAAAAGAGCAACTTCCAGAGCTGGCTGAACATATGAAGGATCTGACAACCTTAGCTTCCATCTCTCTTTCATGGTTCCTTACCCTTTTCCTTAGCATCATGCCCCTGGAAAGTGCTGTGAATGTTGTGGACTGCTTCTTCTATGATGGGATCAAAGCTATTTTCCAGCTGGGCTTGGCCATCCTGGAAGCCAATGCTGTGGATCTGTGTAACAGCAAGGACGATGGGCAGGCCCTGATGATCCTGAGCAG GTTTTTAGAGCATGTCAAAAATGAGGAAAGCCCTCTGCCACCTATTGGTAATCACCATGCGTTCTTCAGCGACGACCCAGAAGCCTCTCCAGTGACTGAAATAGCGAACTTGATTCATGACTCCTATGAG AAATTTGGAGACCACTCTGTGGCACAGATAGAGCACATGCGTTACAAACACCGAATCCGTGTCCTGCAGAACCATGAAGATACAACCAAGCAAAATGTG ctcAGAGTTGTCATCCCAGATGTTTCGATTCTTCCTGACGATCTAGAGGAATTGTATGACTTGTTCAAG AGGGAACATTTAATAAGGTGTTACTGGGAAATGACGAGTCCAGTCATTGAGCGACACGACCCCAGCAGACCATACGCCGAGCAGTACCGCATCGATGCCCAGCAGTTCGCTAACCTGTACAGGATGGTCTCACCCTGGACCTGCGGGGAGCACACCGACGTCCTTGCCCAAAGGACCTTCCGGCTCCTGGATGAGAACATGGACCGGCTGATTGAATTCAAGGGGCTGGCCAGCTGCTTAG atgtTATGTATAATggagaaatgaatgaaaagatAAAGTTACTATATAAGCTGCATATCCCACCAG CTCTCACTGAAAATGAACGAGATAGCCAGTCACCATTAAAGAATCCTTTGCTGTCAACTTCAAGACCACTAGTCATTGGAAAATCAAATG GTGATGCAGTAGATTACCAAAAGCAGTTGAAGCAGATGCTAAAGGATCTAGCCAAAGAAAAAGAtactaaaactgaaaaagaattgCCAAAAATGAGCCAG AGGGAGTTCATTCAGTTCTGCAAAACCTTGTATAGCATGTTTCATGAAGATCCAGAGGAGAATGATTTGTATCAAGCCATTGCCACTGTGACCACACTGTTACTTCAGATTGGGGAAGTAGGACAAAGAAGCATCAGCCTGGGGAGCGGATCAGACGAGTTCACCGAGGACTTGCAGCCAGAGGCCTCTGCTTCAGATCAGGATGCTGTTTTTACCGATGCTGTGAAGACCCCTCACAAAGACTCCCAGCCTTCACCTGTGACTGAAGGGGACTGGACTGTCTCTTTTGAACATATTTTAGCATCCCTCTTGACCGAACAGTCATTAGTTAACTTCTTTGAAAAACCCTTAGAACTGAAGCCAAAACTTGAGAATGCAAAGCTGAATCAATATAGTCTCAAGACAAATGTGATGAGCTGCCAGACACGGGGTGAACATACAAAACTAAACACACAACAGTAG
- the TBC1D8 gene encoding TBC1 domain family member 8 isoform X1, which yields MWLKPEEVLLKNAFKLWVTQKSSGYFILQRRRGHGDGGGRFTGRLVGALDAVLDSNARVAPFRILLQVPGSQVYSAIACGELLNGSEVYWAVAIGATAEEINQHWEWLEQNLLHTLSVFDNKEDIVSFVKGKVKALIAEETSSKLAEQEEDPEKFREALVKFESRFNFPEAEKLITYYSCCCWKGKVPRQGWLYLSINHLCFYSFFLGKELKLVIPWVEVQKLERTSNVFMTDTVRVTTPNKERDFSTFLNIAEAFGIMEQLADVTLRRLLDNEIFELDPGLQDPTQITKRDLEARAQNEFFRAFFRLPRKEKLHEVVDCSLWTPFSRCHTAGRMYTSDSYICFASKENGCCNVIIPLREVISIEKMEDTSLLPNPIIVSIRSKTAFQFIELKNRDTLVENLLQRLKEVNSSNPVHCKNLQNKNQNSPAFGSTCMLRDDEPEHLGMEASQGKERSECGKESTYLLNAEALRSDFHQSGMAGLDFGKSREQIKESLWDDHFVEYGRTVCMFRTEKIRKLVAMGIPESLRGKLWLLFSDAVTDLASHPGYYVHLVEASMGKCCMATEEIERDLHRSLPEHPAFQSETGIAALRRVLTAYAHRNPKIGYCQSMNILTSVLLLYAKEEEAFWLLVAVCERMLPDYFNHRVIGAQVDQSVFEELIKEQLPELAEHMKDLTTLASISLSWFLTLFLSIMPLESAVNVVDCFFYDGIKAIFQLGLAILEANAVDLCNSKDDGQALMILSRFLEHVKNEESPLPPIGNHHAFFSDDPEASPVTEIANLIHDSYEKFGDHSVAQIEHMRYKHRIRVLQNHEDTTKQNVLRVVIPDVSILPDDLEELYDLFKREHLIRCYWEMTSPVIERHDPSRPYAEQYRIDAQQFANLYRMVSPWTCGEHTDVLAQRTFRLLDENMDRLIEFKGLASCLDVMYNGEMNEKIKLLYKLHIPPALTENERDSQSPLKNPLLSTSRPLVIGKSNGDAVDYQKQLKQMLKDLAKEKDTKTEKELPKMSQREFIQFCKTLYSMFHEDPEENDLYQAIATVTTLLLQIGEVGQRSISLGSGSDEFTEDLQPEASASDQDAVFTDAVKTPHKDSQPSPVTEGDWTVSFEHILASLLTEQSLVNFFEKPLELKPKLENAKLNQYSLKTNVMSCQTRGEHTKLNTQQ from the exons CCGTTTCGAATTTTACTCCAAGTTCCAGGCTCACAGGTTTACTCTGCCATTGCATGTGGTGAGTTATTGAACGGATCAGAAGTTTACTGGGCCGTAGCTATTG gTGCCACTGCAGAGGAGATAAACCAGCACTGGGAATGGCTGGAGCAAAACTTGCTCCATACTTTGTCTGTGTTTGACAATAAAGAAGATATTGTTAGTTTTGTGAAAGGGAAAGTGAAG GCACTGATTGCGGAGGAAACGAGCAGCAAGCTTGCTGAGCAGGAGGAAGACCCTGAGAAGTTCCGAGAAGCCCTGGTGAAATTTGAATCCAgatttaattttcctgaagCAGAGAAGTTGATCACCTATTATTCCTGTTGCTGTTGGAAAGGAAAAGTTCCTCGGCAAGGCTGGCTTTATTTGAGCATCAATCATCTctgtttttattccttcttcctGGGCAAAGAAT TGAAACTTGTCATTCCTTGGGTTGAGGTCCAGAAGCTGGAGAGAACCTCCAATGTCTTCATGACCGACACAGTCCGCGTCACCACTCCAAATAAAGAGCGTGACTTCTCCACATTCCTCAATATTGCCGAGGCTTTTGGGATCATGGAGCAACTGGCAGATGTGACACTCCGAAGGCTACTGGATAATGAGATCTTTGAACTGGATCCAGGCCTACAGGATCCTACTCAGATTACCAAGAG GGATCTTGAAGCCAGAGCACAGAATGAATTCTTTCGGGCCTTCTTCAGATTGCCCAGGAAGGAGAAGCTGCATGAAGTTGTAGACTGTTCTCTCTGGACGCCATTTAGTCGCTGTCACACAGCGGGAAGGATGTATACTTCAGACAGTTATATCTGTTTTGCCAGCAAAGAAAATGGCTGCTGCAATGTTATCATCCCACTTAGAGAG GTAATCAGTATAGAGAAGATGGAGGACACAAGCCTTCTCCCTAATCCCATCATTGTTAGCATAAGGAGCAAGACGGCCTTTCAGTTCATTGAGCTGAAGAACCGGGATACTTTGGTGGAGAACCTGCTCCAGAGGCTAAAAGAAGTGAACTCCAGCAACCCAGTGCACTGTAAAAACTTGCAAAATAAGAACCAG AACAGTCCTGCCTTTGGATCCACGTGCATGCTCAGGGATGATGAGCCTGAGCATCTGGGAATGGAGGCTTCACAAGGCAAGGAGAGAAGCGAATGTGGGAAGGAGAGCACTTATTTGCTCAATGCAGAAGCACTAAGGTCAGACTTCCATCAGTCCGGAATGGCGGGCCTTGATTTTGGAAAG TCTAGGGAGCAAATCAAAGAGAGCCTGTGGGATGATCATTTTGTGGAATATGGCAGAACCGTGTGCATGTTTCGCACAGAGAAGATCAGAAAACTTGTTGCTATGGGAATCCCTGAATCCTTAAGAGGCAAACTCTGGCTGCTCTTCTCAG ACGCCGTGACGGATCTCGCCTCGCATCCCGGTTACTATGTCCATTTGGTGGAGGCATCCATGGGCAAGTGCTGTATGGCAACGGAGGAGATCGAGCGTGACCTCCACCGCTCGCTGCCTGAGCACCCGGCCTTCCAGAGCGAGACGGGGATAGCCGCCCTGAGAAGGGTGCTTACGGCATACGCGCACAGGAACCCCAAAATAGGATACTGCCAG TCTATGAATATTCTGACCTCCGTGTTGCTGTTGTATGCCAAAGAGGAAGAAGCCTTTTGGCTGCTGGTTGCTGTGTGTGAGCGAATGCTGCCAGATTACTTCAACCACCGAGTGATAG GTGCTCAGGTAGACCAGTCGGTGTTTGAAGAGCTTATAAAAGAGCAACTTCCAGAGCTGGCTGAACATATGAAGGATCTGACAACCTTAGCTTCCATCTCTCTTTCATGGTTCCTTACCCTTTTCCTTAGCATCATGCCCCTGGAAAGTGCTGTGAATGTTGTGGACTGCTTCTTCTATGATGGGATCAAAGCTATTTTCCAGCTGGGCTTGGCCATCCTGGAAGCCAATGCTGTGGATCTGTGTAACAGCAAGGACGATGGGCAGGCCCTGATGATCCTGAGCAG GTTTTTAGAGCATGTCAAAAATGAGGAAAGCCCTCTGCCACCTATTGGTAATCACCATGCGTTCTTCAGCGACGACCCAGAAGCCTCTCCAGTGACTGAAATAGCGAACTTGATTCATGACTCCTATGAG AAATTTGGAGACCACTCTGTGGCACAGATAGAGCACATGCGTTACAAACACCGAATCCGTGTCCTGCAGAACCATGAAGATACAACCAAGCAAAATGTG ctcAGAGTTGTCATCCCAGATGTTTCGATTCTTCCTGACGATCTAGAGGAATTGTATGACTTGTTCAAG AGGGAACATTTAATAAGGTGTTACTGGGAAATGACGAGTCCAGTCATTGAGCGACACGACCCCAGCAGACCATACGCCGAGCAGTACCGCATCGATGCCCAGCAGTTCGCTAACCTGTACAGGATGGTCTCACCCTGGACCTGCGGGGAGCACACCGACGTCCTTGCCCAAAGGACCTTCCGGCTCCTGGATGAGAACATGGACCGGCTGATTGAATTCAAGGGGCTGGCCAGCTGCTTAG atgtTATGTATAATggagaaatgaatgaaaagatAAAGTTACTATATAAGCTGCATATCCCACCAG CTCTCACTGAAAATGAACGAGATAGCCAGTCACCATTAAAGAATCCTTTGCTGTCAACTTCAAGACCACTAGTCATTGGAAAATCAAATG GTGATGCAGTAGATTACCAAAAGCAGTTGAAGCAGATGCTAAAGGATCTAGCCAAAGAAAAAGAtactaaaactgaaaaagaattgCCAAAAATGAGCCAG AGGGAGTTCATTCAGTTCTGCAAAACCTTGTATAGCATGTTTCATGAAGATCCAGAGGAGAATGATTTGTATCAAGCCATTGCCACTGTGACCACACTGTTACTTCAGATTGGGGAAGTAGGACAAAGAAGCATCAGCCTGGGGAGCGGATCAGACGAGTTCACCGAGGACTTGCAGCCAGAGGCCTCTGCTTCAGATCAGGATGCTGTTTTTACCGATGCTGTGAAGACCCCTCACAAAGACTCCCAGCCTTCACCTGTGACTGAAGGGGACTGGACTGTCTCTTTTGAACATATTTTAGCATCCCTCTTGACCGAACAGTCATTAGTTAACTTCTTTGAAAAACCCTTAGAACTGAAGCCAAAACTTGAGAATGCAAAGCTGAATCAATATAGTCTCAAGACAAATGTGATGAGCTGCCAGACACGGGGTGAACATACAAAACTAAACACACAACAGTAG